One window of the Salminus brasiliensis chromosome 1, fSalBra1.hap2, whole genome shotgun sequence genome contains the following:
- the ppp2r5a gene encoding serine/threonine-protein phosphatase 2A 56 kDa regulatory subunit alpha isoform, translating into MSSGISATEKVDGFTRKSMRKAQKQRKAQGSAQFRPQGGSLSPGELSALPQLRDAPSTEQQELFMQKLQQCCMLFDFLDTVTDLKSKEIKRATLNELVEYVSTNRGILVDSAYPEIINMISTNLFRTLPPSENPDFDPEEDEPSLEASWPHMQLVYEFLLRFLENPDFQPSTAKRYIDQKFVLQLLELFDSEDPRERDFLKTILHRIYGKFLGLRAFIRKQINNIFLRFIYETDHFNGVAELLEILGSIINGFALPLKAEHKQFLMKVLLPMHTAKGLALFHAQLAYCVVQFLEKDPTLTEPVIRGLLKFWPKTCSQKEVMFLGEIEEVLDVIEPTQFKKIQEPLFKQISKCVASPHFQVAERSLYFWNNEYILSLIEENIDKILPIMFGSLYRISKEHWNQTIVALVYNVLKTLMEMNSKLFDELTASYKVDRQREKKKEQEREELWKKLDELRLSKIPRNQNNTHGLQNSSSNNNNIVSREPEDHNSSAFSTTDSINPEPCLLNTQCAK; encoded by the exons ATGTCGTCTGGGATCTCAGCCACTGAGAAGGTGGATGGGTTCACCAGGAAGTCTATGAGAAAGGCCCAGAAGCAGAGGAAAGCTCAAGGATCAGCCCAGTTCAGGCCCCAGGGAGGAAGCCTCAGCCCTGGGGAACTTTCAGCCCTGCCCCAGCTCAGAG ATGCTCCATCTACAGAGCAGCAGGAGCTGTTCATGCAGAAGCTCCAGCAGTGCTGCATGCTCTTTGACTTCCTCGACACAGTCACTGACCTGAAGAGTAAAGAGATCAAGCGGGCCACTCTAAATGAGCTGGTGGAGTATGTGTCCACTAACCGAGGCATACTGGTGGACTCTGCCTACCCTGAAATCATCAACAtg ATCAGCACCAACTTGTTCAGAACTTTGCCGCCGAGTGAAAACCCTGATTTTGACCCAGAGGAAGATGAACCGTCGCTGGAAGCCTCGTGGCCACACATGCAG CTGGTGTACGAGTTTTTACTCCGTTTCTTAGAAAACCCAGACTTCCAGCCGAGTACTGCCAAACGTTACATCGACCAGAAGTTTGtacttcag ctgttgGAACTGTTTGACAGTGAAGACCCCCGTGAGAGGGATTTTCTAAAGACCATCCTCCATCGGATCTATGGAAAATTCCTGGGCTTGCGTGCCTTCATCCGcaaacagataaacaacatCTTCCTACG GTTCATTTATGAGACTGACCACTTCAACGGAGTGGCTGAACTCTTGGAGATACTGGGCAG CATCATCAACGGATTCGCTCTGCCTCTGAAGGCTGAACACAAGCAGTTTCTGATGAAGGTGCTCCTTCCAATGCACACAGCCAAGGGGCTGGCACTGTTCCATGCTCAG CTGGCCTACTGTGTGGTTCAGTTTTTGGAAAAGGACCCCACTCTCACAGAGCCG GTGATCCGAGGCCTTCTCAAGTTTTGGCCCAAGACCTGCAGCCAGAAAGAG GTTATGTTTCTGGGGGAAATTGAGGAGGTTTTGGACGTCATTGAGCCAACCCAGTTTAAGAAGATTCAGGAGCCTCTGTTTAAACAGATCTCCAAGTGTGTGGCTAGTCctcactttcag GTAGCGGAACGGTCGCTGTATTTCTGGAACAATGAGTACATCCTGAGTCTGATTGAGGAAAACATTGACAAAATTCTCCCCATCATGTTTGGCAGTCTGTACCGGATCTCTAAAGAGCACTGGAACCA GACGATTGTAGCTCTCGTGTACAACGTGCTGAAAACCCTGATGGAGATGAACAGCAAACTTTTTGATGAGCTTACAGCCTCGTATAAGGTCGACAGACAACG agagaagaagaaggagcaagagagagaagaactGTGGAAAAAGCTGGATGAGCTAAGGCTAAGCAAAATCCCCAGAAATCAGAATAACACCCACGGCctccagaacagcagcagcaacaataacaacatcGTCAGCAGAGAGCCAGAGGACCACAACAGTTCAGccttcagcaccacggacagcatTAACCCTGAACCCTGCTTGCTAAATACGCAATGTGCCAAATGA